One part of the Francisella adeliensis genome encodes these proteins:
- a CDS encoding dicarboxylate/amino acid:cation symporter, which produces MLITLLIALALLIFLHIKKYSFNLRTVLALIIGISIGILYNYTDSKDGAFIQANNILANGYISLLQMLIIPIVLTSIIHSITSLRNHNSSYIIKIAVKTIVILLVLTGISAAIGSSIAIFMKLGQNIDISSIGEVTKEMKSATISENILSFLPNNIVHQMDKNNVIAIVVFAILIGFSMLIAHREDSKLASPFINFIDSAFFVIKKLARLVIATTPYGVLGLMIQMSIELDKGSISTVFSFILACYIAMFIVLLMHIVLLLVFGTNLVKFYKSIWRAMLVAATSRSSMGTLPLSINGLNRYGLSETVSTFAPTMGTTMGMNACAGVFPAILAIMAMAATGMDITFVTVISISLICMFASLGVSGIPGTAYVAAGVVFTYFNLPWEIIGLILGVDALIDSFRTPLNIHGSMTTAVIVDKTTKPE; this is translated from the coding sequence ATGTTAATAACCCTACTAATCGCATTAGCCCTGTTAATATTTCTTCATATCAAAAAATATAGCTTTAACCTTAGAACTGTTTTAGCTTTAATAATAGGTATATCAATAGGAATACTTTATAACTATACAGATTCTAAAGATGGTGCTTTTATACAAGCAAACAACATCTTAGCTAACGGATATATTTCTCTATTACAGATGCTAATAATACCAATAGTTTTAACATCCATAATTCATTCTATAACTAGCTTAAGAAACCATAATAGCTCATATATTATAAAAATAGCTGTAAAAACTATCGTTATATTATTAGTACTAACAGGTATAAGTGCTGCAATAGGATCATCTATAGCTATTTTCATGAAACTTGGTCAAAATATAGATATCAGCTCTATTGGCGAAGTTACTAAAGAGATGAAGTCTGCAACAATTTCTGAAAATATTCTTAGCTTTTTACCTAACAATATAGTCCACCAAATGGACAAAAATAATGTCATTGCTATTGTTGTATTTGCAATATTGATTGGTTTTTCTATGCTTATTGCCCATCGTGAAGATAGTAAGTTAGCTAGCCCATTTATAAATTTTATAGATTCAGCTTTCTTTGTAATTAAAAAACTAGCTAGATTAGTAATTGCTACTACTCCTTATGGTGTACTTGGTTTGATGATCCAGATGAGTATTGAGCTAGATAAGGGTAGTATCTCGACTGTCTTTTCATTTATTTTAGCTTGTTATATAGCTATGTTTATAGTTTTGCTTATGCATATAGTATTACTTCTAGTTTTCGGTACAAATTTAGTCAAATTCTACAAAAGTATATGGAGAGCTATGCTAGTTGCAGCAACTTCTAGATCTAGTATGGGAACTCTACCATTATCTATAAATGGTCTTAATAGATACGGCTTATCTGAGACTGTATCTACATTTGCTCCTACTATGGGTACAACCATGGGTATGAATGCATGTGCAGGTGTATTTCCTGCTATATTAGCTATAATGGCTATGGCTGCTACAGGTATGGACATTACATTTGTTACTGTAATATCTATATCCTTGATTTGTATGTTTGCTTCACTTGGGGTTTCAGGCATACCGGGTACGGCTTATGTTGCTGCTGGTGTTGTATTTACTTACTTCAACTTACCATGGGAAATCATTGGTCTAATACTTGGCGTTGATGCTCTTATTGATAGCTTTAGAACTCCTTTAAACATACACGGAAGTATGACTACTGCTGTGATTGTTGATAAGACTACAAAACCAGAATAA
- a CDS encoding STAS/SEC14 domain-containing protein, with translation MFNITDESGYTKIEVEGKLTHKDYVETLIPKFEELAGKGKLKVLVIMSNFEGIEVKAMLDDLKTAVKHRKDFEKVAVVTEADWIKVGLNVFKGIVSADVKTFHDEKSASIWMNI, from the coding sequence ATGTTTAATATCACAGATGAAAGCGGATATACCAAAATTGAAGTTGAAGGTAAGCTTACTCACAAAGATTATGTCGAGACATTAATCCCTAAGTTTGAAGAGTTAGCAGGTAAGGGTAAATTAAAAGTACTAGTTATAATGTCTAACTTTGAAGGTATTGAAGTCAAAGCAATGCTTGATGATCTAAAAACAGCGGTTAAACATCGAAAAGATTTTGAAAAAGTTGCAGTTGTTACAGAAGCAGATTGGATTAAGGTAGGACTTAATGTTTTTAAAGGTATTGTATCTGCAGATGTTAAAACTTTTCATGATGAAAAAAGTGCATCTATTTGGATGAATATTTAG
- a CDS encoding SIS domain-containing protein has translation MKNTLMFQEASSSFEKVANQLNLNQEIIKNIISQLKQKNIKRVITIARGSSDCVANFAKYLFETQLGFSVSSLPPSISTIYGKNIGDENTLAIAISQSGGSPDLRLALEGCKKAGCTTLAIVNKEASPLAEVADLVLPVRADEEKAVAATKSVITSLIALVNIIAEYKQDKELLNSLQSLPNVLEKALESNWQTAVEVLKKSKSMFIIGRGFGFPVVQEMALKLKETCGIHAEAFSGAEVLHGPFALMNKNFTTFTIMQNDVSAKGTCEIVSKMTGLGVNTIFASTENCADAKVHLAVDVRTHPILEPIVLLQEFYLMVNNLAVELGFDPDSPVNLKKVTETV, from the coding sequence ATGAAAAACACATTAATGTTTCAAGAGGCTAGTAGTAGCTTTGAAAAAGTTGCTAATCAGCTTAACCTCAATCAAGAGATAATCAAAAATATAATTTCTCAATTAAAACAGAAAAATATTAAGAGAGTTATTACTATAGCTAGAGGTAGTTCAGATTGTGTTGCAAACTTTGCGAAGTACTTGTTTGAAACGCAGTTAGGATTTAGCGTATCTTCTTTACCACCATCAATCAGTACCATTTATGGCAAAAATATTGGTGATGAAAACACTCTTGCAATAGCAATTTCTCAATCTGGTGGATCTCCTGATTTGCGTTTAGCATTAGAGGGTTGTAAAAAAGCAGGATGTACAACATTAGCTATTGTTAATAAAGAAGCCTCTCCTTTGGCAGAAGTAGCCGATCTAGTATTGCCTGTAAGAGCGGATGAAGAAAAAGCTGTTGCGGCAACTAAAAGTGTAATTACATCTTTAATAGCTTTAGTAAATATAATTGCAGAATATAAGCAAGATAAAGAACTCTTAAATAGTCTTCAATCATTACCAAATGTATTAGAAAAAGCTCTAGAGTCAAATTGGCAAACTGCAGTCGAAGTGCTTAAAAAAAGCAAAAGTATGTTTATAATTGGTCGAGGGTTTGGTTTCCCTGTCGTACAGGAAATGGCTCTTAAACTTAAAGAAACTTGTGGAATACATGCAGAGGCTTTCAGTGGAGCAGAAGTACTTCATGGTCCATTTGCTCTTATGAATAAAAATTTTACCACATTTACTATTATGCAAAATGATGTAAGTGCTAAAGGTACTTGTGAGATTGTCTCAAAAATGACTGGGCTAGGAGTAAATACCATATTCGCAAGTACAGAAAATTGTGCTGATGCTAAAGTTCACTTAGCAGTTGATGTAAGAACACACCCAATCTTAGAGCCTATCGTTTTACTTCAAGAGTTTTATTTAATGGTTAATAATTTAGCTGTTGAATTAGGGTTTGACCCAGATAGCCCCGTCAATCTTAAAAAAGTTACAGAAACCGTTTAG
- a CDS encoding sugar porter family MFS transporter produces the protein MMQYNKTRVYLIIFFAAMGGMLYGYDIGIINGAFLFIENDIPMSAFQTSLLGGSVLFGGAFAILVAGLIADAIGRKKTLILAGLIFIVSVGLIYVSDNYEMLLFSRLVQGVSVGFITVTVPLYLTETVPDSVRGVAVTCFQLFLTAGILISNYIGLLFESSGDWRSMFLTSLIPAIIFFAGSFFLLKSPRWLIMVGKDKEAEQMLEVTVGSENAKSQADKIKQVVKSSDDEGSLLASLKNRHYLMPVLIVFTIAILAQMTGINSILQFSSTLLKESGLGSNYAAILGGVTITAINFMATILAVFIADKIERKFTVVFGTLMVALTLIMTGFMVLILPTGMVKGCVLLAGFISFIFFFAIGPGAYVWVIMSELLPNNIRSKALGIALFLNSMASAILASVFLPITAAFGDSSVFFICGSCTLLYCFIVFKYVPKTSGRSLEDIEKEFMK, from the coding sequence ATGATGCAATATAATAAGACGCGAGTTTATTTGATTATATTTTTTGCTGCTATGGGTGGCATGCTTTACGGTTATGATATTGGGATAATAAATGGAGCGTTTCTGTTTATAGAAAATGATATTCCCATGTCTGCATTTCAAACATCTTTGCTGGGTGGGTCAGTCCTATTTGGTGGAGCTTTTGCTATACTTGTAGCTGGTTTAATTGCAGATGCTATTGGTAGAAAAAAGACATTAATATTGGCGGGTTTAATATTTATAGTTTCTGTAGGGTTGATTTATGTTTCAGATAATTATGAAATGTTACTTTTTTCTAGATTAGTTCAGGGTGTTTCAGTTGGTTTTATTACTGTTACAGTACCTCTTTACCTAACAGAAACAGTTCCTGATAGTGTTAGAGGTGTTGCGGTGACATGTTTTCAACTTTTTCTAACAGCAGGGATTTTAATATCTAACTATATAGGCTTACTTTTTGAAAGCTCAGGTGATTGGAGATCAATGTTCTTAACATCATTAATACCTGCGATTATATTTTTTGCAGGAAGCTTTTTCTTATTAAAATCACCTAGATGGTTAATAATGGTCGGTAAGGATAAAGAAGCAGAGCAGATGCTAGAGGTCACAGTAGGTAGTGAAAATGCAAAATCTCAGGCTGATAAGATAAAGCAAGTAGTAAAAAGTTCTGATGATGAAGGTAGTCTTCTAGCTAGTTTGAAAAACAGACATTATTTAATGCCGGTATTAATTGTGTTCACAATAGCAATATTAGCTCAAATGACGGGAATAAATAGTATCTTACAGTTCTCATCAACTTTACTAAAAGAGTCTGGTCTAGGGTCTAACTATGCAGCTATATTAGGTGGAGTAACCATCACAGCAATTAACTTTATGGCAACTATACTTGCTGTATTTATTGCAGATAAAATTGAAAGAAAATTCACTGTGGTCTTTGGGACACTTATGGTTGCTTTGACTTTAATAATGACAGGATTTATGGTTTTAATTTTGCCTACAGGCATGGTGAAAGGCTGTGTGTTATTAGCCGGATTTATTAGTTTCATTTTCTTCTTTGCGATAGGTCCAGGTGCTTATGTATGGGTAATAATGTCAGAGCTTTTACCAAATAACATTAGAAGTAAAGCTTTAGGTATAGCACTATTCTTAAATAGTATGGCATCAGCAATATTAGCGTCAGTATTTTTACCGATTACAGCAGCATTTGGAGATAGTAGTGTTTTCTTTATCTGTGGTAGTTGTACTTTACTATATTGCTTTATAGTATTTAAATATGTGCCAAAAACTTCTGGTAGATCATTAGAAGATATTGAAAAAGAGTTTATGAAATAA
- a CDS encoding acid phosphatase, whose amino-acid sequence MFKLISVVVVSVILITNSYAEKVLSVEEIKIPNSLKLLPEPPTANSIGFLNDKAISESALKGRKDSERYEQAIIDTGYSANSLAKNFSKSFGYNISKENTPIIYSLIDLAIKVSSKATADAKKEHKRIRPFVYYNKQTCNPAEEKHLGKFASYPSGHTTEGWAIALILAEINPNHQEQILKKGYEFGQSRVVCGAHWPSDVEAGYIVGSTVFSALNANDQFTQLIIQAKKEISSK is encoded by the coding sequence ATGTTTAAGCTTATATCAGTGGTAGTTGTATCCGTTATATTAATCACAAATAGTTATGCAGAAAAAGTATTATCTGTAGAGGAAATAAAAATTCCTAATAGTCTAAAACTTTTACCTGAGCCTCCTACAGCTAATAGTATTGGTTTTTTAAATGATAAAGCTATTTCTGAGTCTGCTTTAAAAGGAAGAAAAGATAGTGAAAGATATGAGCAAGCGATAATTGATACTGGTTATTCAGCAAATAGTTTGGCTAAAAATTTCTCTAAGAGTTTTGGATATAATATATCAAAAGAAAATACTCCTATTATCTATAGCTTAATAGATTTAGCTATAAAAGTTTCATCAAAAGCTACAGCAGATGCAAAAAAAGAACATAAGCGTATAAGACCATTTGTTTATTATAATAAGCAAACTTGTAACCCTGCTGAAGAAAAACATTTAGGTAAGTTTGCATCATATCCCTCAGGGCATACTACAGAAGGGTGGGCAATAGCACTTATACTTGCGGAAATAAACCCTAACCATCAAGAACAAATATTAAAGAAAGGTTATGAATTTGGTCAAAGTAGAGTAGTGTGTGGAGCACATTGGCCAAGTGATGTAGAGGCTGGTTATATAGTTGGTAGTACTGTTTTTTCCGCATTAAATGCTAATGATCAATTTACACAGTTAATTATCCAAGCTAAAAAAGAAATTTCTAGTAAATGA
- a CDS encoding Nif3-like dinuclear metal center hexameric protein, with protein MHFKDLEKYLNEYFQVDLFKDYAPNGLQIQGDRNIKKVITGVTACQELIDKAILENADAIIVHHGYFWKGESYPIVGMKYNRISKLIKNGIHLFGYHLPLDGHYVIGNNILLAKKLGLTNLEFFETGSKPDISIIGDCNTSLDDFGKFIENKLDRKPTIIKANDNNKKVAICTGGAQDYIEMAYEAGADTFISGEISERTTHTARELGISYIAAGHHATEKEGVKAIAKLLKEKFGVDTKFIDVDNPA; from the coding sequence ATGCACTTTAAAGATTTAGAAAAATACCTAAACGAATATTTTCAAGTTGACTTATTTAAAGATTACGCACCAAATGGTTTACAAATCCAAGGTGATCGTAATATTAAAAAAGTAATTACAGGTGTGACAGCTTGCCAAGAGCTAATAGATAAAGCTATCTTAGAAAATGCTGATGCTATCATTGTACATCATGGCTACTTTTGGAAAGGCGAAAGTTATCCAATAGTTGGTATGAAATACAACCGCATCTCAAAACTTATCAAAAATGGGATTCACCTTTTTGGTTATCACTTACCGCTTGATGGCCATTATGTTATTGGTAATAATATTTTATTAGCGAAAAAATTAGGACTTACAAACTTAGAGTTTTTTGAGACAGGTTCAAAACCTGATATATCTATAATCGGGGATTGTAATACTAGCTTAGATGATTTTGGCAAATTTATTGAAAATAAACTTGATAGAAAACCAACTATCATCAAAGCTAATGATAATAATAAAAAAGTAGCAATCTGTACAGGTGGAGCTCAAGACTATATTGAAATGGCTTATGAAGCTGGTGCTGATACTTTTATATCTGGGGAAATCTCAGAACGCACAACTCATACAGCTCGTGAACTAGGTATAAGCTACATCGCAGCCGGACATCACGCCACAGAAAAAGAAGGTGTGAAAGCTATAGCTAAATTACTTAAGGAAAAATTTGGGGTAGATACAAAGTTTATAGATGTAGATAATCCTGCTTAA
- a CDS encoding bifunctional glycosyltransferase family 2/GtrA family protein produces the protein MSQKCFIIPTKNPTSEFPKLISKLRKKSEFPIFVVDDGSDVGVEFFSEIEKASNIIVLRHAINLGKGAALKTAFNEILTKHPEIDGSVTLDSDGQHSIDDALRVLKCLSDGDDFVLGCRNFTKDIPLKSYVGNQISKKVYQFLLGRKIKDTQTGLRGLSKKFMLDCLSIKSNRFEFETEQFVVAIRNNINIHEIDIETIYIENNSGSNFNPLKDSLRIYFILLRYVSISIITFLIDITVFVFSFNLGANILLANFLARTASILFQYNASKKIVFKSSGNKYSFLLFVSYVYFSGAISVILQELLVKDLGANFLFSKIFVETILFFIGFSVVRLLFRRKGEY, from the coding sequence ATGTCTCAGAAGTGCTTCATAATCCCAACTAAGAACCCAACAAGTGAGTTCCCTAAATTAATAAGTAAGTTGAGAAAAAAGTCAGAATTTCCTATTTTTGTTGTAGATGATGGTAGCGATGTTGGAGTTGAATTTTTTTCTGAGATTGAAAAAGCATCAAATATAATAGTTTTAAGGCATGCAATAAACCTTGGTAAAGGTGCAGCACTAAAAACAGCATTTAATGAGATTCTTACAAAACACCCTGAAATTGATGGTAGTGTTACGCTTGATAGTGATGGTCAACATAGTATAGATGATGCACTAAGAGTGTTAAAATGTTTATCTGATGGGGATGATTTTGTTTTAGGGTGTCGTAATTTTACAAAAGATATTCCCTTGAAATCTTATGTCGGTAATCAAATCTCAAAAAAAGTATATCAGTTCTTATTAGGTAGGAAGATTAAAGATACACAGACGGGTCTTAGAGGACTGAGTAAAAAATTTATGCTTGATTGTCTAAGTATTAAATCAAATAGATTTGAGTTTGAAACAGAGCAGTTTGTGGTTGCTATAAGAAATAATATAAATATTCATGAGATAGATATAGAAACTATCTATATAGAAAATAATTCAGGCAGTAATTTCAACCCATTGAAAGATTCTTTAAGAATATATTTTATACTTCTTCGTTATGTTTCTATTTCGATAATAACATTTCTCATAGATATAACCGTGTTTGTCTTTTCATTTAATCTTGGAGCAAATATTTTGTTAGCAAATTTTCTGGCAAGAACTGCTTCGATACTATTTCAATATAATGCTTCTAAAAAAATAGTTTTTAAAAGCTCAGGGAATAAATATAGTTTTTTACTATTTGTTTCGTATGTTTATTTTAGTGGGGCGATATCAGTAATTCTCCAGGAATTATTGGTTAAAGATCTTGGAGCTAATTTCTTATTTTCTAAGATATTTGTCGAAACAATATTGTTTTTTATAGGTTTTAGTGTGGTAAGACTTTTATTTCGTAGAAAAGGGGAATATTAG
- the ispG gene encoding flavodoxin-dependent (E)-4-hydroxy-3-methylbut-2-enyl-diphosphate synthase, translating into MYKTNTVKVGNVLIGGENPVVVQSMTDTYTADIEKTVKQILALYKAGSEIVRLTVNDEAAAAAVLTIVTELAKHDCHVPLVGDFHYNGHTLLTKYPECAKALAKYRINPGNVGFGKKKDTQFAEIINIAIANDKPVRIGVNWGSLDQGLLAKLIDENQALENPLPLQQIMHKALITSAIESAKYAEELGLAKNKIIISCKVSEVQDLVTVYQKLAKECDYALHLGLTEAGMGTKGIVASAVSLGILLQQGIGNTIRVSLTPAPNAPRTEEVRVCREILQGLGLRAFTPSVTSCPGCGRTTSSYFRELTQQVKEHLDEKMHSWKKEYKGVEKMKVAVMGCIVNGPGESKNADIGISLPGSGESPVAPVFIDGKKAHTLRGENISDDFIEIVERYVKNNYAK; encoded by the coding sequence ATGTACAAAACAAATACTGTAAAAGTTGGTAATGTCTTAATTGGTGGTGAAAACCCTGTTGTAGTTCAGTCAATGACTGATACATATACTGCAGATATTGAAAAGACTGTAAAGCAAATCTTAGCACTATATAAAGCAGGTAGTGAGATAGTAAGACTAACTGTAAATGATGAAGCCGCAGCTGCAGCAGTACTAACTATAGTTACAGAACTTGCTAAACATGATTGTCATGTGCCATTAGTAGGGGATTTCCACTACAATGGGCATACGCTTTTGACTAAATATCCAGAGTGTGCAAAAGCTCTTGCTAAGTATCGTATAAATCCAGGTAATGTTGGTTTTGGTAAGAAGAAAGATACTCAATTTGCTGAGATAATTAATATAGCTATAGCTAATGATAAACCTGTAAGAATAGGCGTAAATTGGGGAAGCTTAGACCAAGGATTATTAGCTAAATTGATTGATGAAAATCAGGCTTTAGAAAATCCATTACCATTACAACAAATTATGCATAAAGCTTTGATAACATCAGCGATAGAAAGTGCCAAATATGCAGAAGAACTTGGATTAGCAAAAAATAAAATCATAATCTCATGTAAGGTCAGTGAAGTTCAGGATTTAGTTACAGTTTATCAAAAGCTTGCGAAAGAATGTGATTATGCTCTACATCTTGGGCTTACAGAAGCAGGTATGGGTACTAAGGGTATAGTTGCTAGTGCGGTAAGTCTTGGCATACTTTTACAACAAGGTATTGGTAATACCATACGAGTATCTCTAACACCTGCTCCAAATGCACCGCGTACGGAAGAGGTACGAGTTTGCCGTGAGATACTACAAGGTTTAGGGCTTAGAGCATTTACTCCTAGTGTGACATCTTGTCCTGGCTGTGGTCGTACTACAAGCTCATACTTTAGAGAGCTTACACAACAAGTTAAAGAACATCTTGATGAAAAAATGCACTCTTGGAAAAAAGAGTACAAAGGTGTAGAAAAGATGAAAGTTGCAGTGATGGGCTGTATTGTAAATGGTCCTGGAGAATCAAAAAATGCGGATATAGGTATAAGTTTACCTGGTAGTGGAGAGTCTCCTGTAGCTCCTGTATTTATTGATGGTAAAAAGGCTCATACCCTGAGGGGTGAAAATATCTCGGATGACTTTATAGAAATTGTAGAACGCTATGTAAAAAATAATTACGCAAAATAA
- the pgeF gene encoding peptidoglycan editing factor PgeF, which produces MSVVFVNTSFNGLNLGYTTTDKGFSKVEFAKFNLSDNVGDDSLTVENNRNLFSSYVSGEIKWLNQNHTNIATTFDEYDGISCDAIITDKPNQVCVVLTADCLPILIFDKKLTKVAAVHAGWKGLAQGVIEATLKEFIGLDMVAWLGPCISQPHYEVGENVFEYFTAQNKSFSQAFVPKGGNKYLFDMKFIAKHILNENHCVDIVDSMLCTYSDKRFYSYRKDSKTGRQASFIWLE; this is translated from the coding sequence ATGTCAGTAGTTTTTGTAAACACATCATTCAACGGTTTAAATCTTGGGTATACGACTACTGATAAGGGTTTTAGTAAAGTAGAGTTTGCAAAGTTTAATCTTTCCGATAATGTTGGTGATGATTCTTTAACTGTTGAAAATAATCGTAACCTTTTTAGCTCTTATGTAAGTGGTGAAATAAAGTGGTTGAATCAAAATCATACAAATATAGCTACAACTTTTGATGAATACGATGGTATTTCATGTGATGCGATAATTACAGATAAGCCTAACCAAGTTTGTGTGGTGCTTACAGCTGATTGTCTACCAATATTGATTTTTGATAAGAAATTAACAAAAGTTGCTGCAGTACACGCTGGTTGGAAAGGGCTAGCTCAAGGTGTAATCGAAGCGACTCTTAAAGAGTTTATTGGTTTAGACATGGTAGCTTGGTTAGGCCCTTGTATAAGTCAACCTCACTATGAAGTTGGCGAAAATGTATTTGAGTATTTCACAGCTCAAAATAAATCATTTTCTCAAGCATTTGTACCTAAAGGTGGTAATAAATATTTGTTTGATATGAAATTTATCGCGAAACACATTCTAAACGAAAATCATTGTGTTGATATTGTAGATTCAATGTTATGCACATATTCTGATAAAAGGTTTTATTCGTATCGTAAAGACAGTAAAACAGGCAGGCAAGCTAGTTTTATTTGGCTTGAATAG
- a CDS encoding aminopeptidase P family protein, producing the protein MSIKLNTLRKLMTDKAYDFYLVPSIDDHNNEYVPKCWAYREWISEFDGSAGDVLVTSDHAYLSTDGRYFTQALDQLDNNEFSLLKQKAYASEIESWLDDNFAGKTLAVDPKKINITRAENLLKLAEKHNAKVVFDNENLVALAQQELKDTKDIPVSEVFLHEIQYTGQSTKSKLSNIRKELKENNQTALVVSSLDDIAWSLNIRGRDTQNTPVSISYLVVTLDQTYFYVDEQKLTNEVKDYLSENAITVKNYSQFFIDLAEYEAKYLLDNRSANFAMKQAISQNNDSVITVDKSPITLSKALKNSMELNGSQEAHRKDAAAFIKWWWWMENNFEGKTELDAMAKLRECRAEQKGYVEDSFSYIVGHGANGAVIHYNAKDDENLKTIDDKAPLLCDSGGQYNEGTTDITRVLHFGRPESEHRRYYTLVLKGHLGLGRAVFPQGTVGSQLDILAREHLWHFCSDYGHGTGHGVGSFLGVHEGPQSIGPKAQVPLMPGMILSNEPGAYFPGEFGIRIENLCYVKERKQDSPTGHGPFYCFEDLTLIPYEFKLIETWMLTYTEKKTINNYYSRIRKEVLPLVQEQEVKDFLLFKTRHIK; encoded by the coding sequence ATGTCTATTAAATTAAATACTTTAAGAAAACTAATGACTGATAAAGCTTATGATTTCTATTTAGTGCCATCAATTGATGACCATAATAACGAATATGTACCTAAGTGTTGGGCATATAGAGAGTGGATAAGTGAATTTGATGGCTCTGCTGGTGATGTGCTAGTAACTTCGGATCATGCGTATTTGTCCACAGATGGTAGGTATTTTACTCAAGCTCTTGATCAATTAGATAATAATGAGTTTAGCTTATTAAAGCAAAAGGCATATGCATCAGAAATAGAGTCTTGGTTGGATGATAATTTTGCAGGTAAAACGCTAGCTGTTGATCCTAAGAAAATAAATATTACTAGAGCTGAAAATCTTTTAAAGTTAGCTGAAAAGCATAATGCTAAAGTAGTGTTTGATAATGAAAACTTAGTTGCTTTAGCGCAACAAGAACTCAAAGACACTAAAGATATTCCAGTATCAGAAGTTTTCCTACATGAAATACAATATACAGGACAGTCTACAAAATCAAAACTAAGCAATATTCGCAAGGAATTAAAAGAAAACAATCAAACGGCATTAGTAGTTTCAAGCTTAGATGATATTGCATGGAGTTTAAATATTCGTGGTAGAGATACTCAAAACACTCCAGTAAGTATTAGTTATTTAGTTGTAACATTAGATCAGACTTACTTTTATGTGGATGAGCAAAAGCTTACTAATGAAGTTAAAGATTACCTAAGTGAAAATGCTATAACAGTAAAGAATTATAGTCAGTTTTTTATCGATTTGGCAGAGTATGAAGCTAAATATTTGTTGGATAATCGGAGTGCTAATTTTGCGATGAAGCAAGCTATTTCACAAAATAATGATAGTGTTATAACAGTAGATAAATCACCTATTACACTAAGTAAAGCACTTAAAAACTCTATGGAACTAAATGGTTCTCAAGAAGCTCATAGAAAAGATGCTGCTGCATTTATCAAATGGTGGTGGTGGATGGAAAACAATTTTGAAGGCAAAACTGAGCTTGATGCAATGGCAAAACTTAGGGAATGTCGAGCTGAGCAGAAAGGTTATGTTGAAGACAGTTTTTCATATATTGTAGGTCACGGTGCAAATGGAGCTGTGATTCACTATAATGCTAAAGATGATGAAAATCTAAAGACTATTGACGATAAAGCGCCTTTGCTATGTGATTCAGGAGGACAGTACAATGAAGGCACTACAGATATTACACGAGTTTTACATTTTGGTCGTCCAGAGTCGGAGCACCGTAGGTATTATACTTTAGTTTTAAAAGGACACTTAGGGTTGGGTAGAGCTGTTTTTCCACAAGGAACAGTTGGTTCGCAATTAGATATATTGGCTCGTGAACATCTATGGCATTTCTGTAGTGACTATGGTCATGGCACAGGTCATGGGGTGGGTAGTTTCTTGGGAGTGCATGAGGGACCACAATCAATTGGGCCAAAAGCTCAGGTACCATTGATGCCAGGAATGATTTTAAGTAATGAGCCTGGAGCATATTTTCCTGGTGAATTTGGTATTAGAATAGAAAACCTATGTTATGTGAAAGAACGCAAACAAGACTCACCAACAGGACATGGACCTTTCTACTGTTTTGAGGACTTAACTCTTATTCCTTATGAATTTAAACTTATAGAAACTTGGATGCTTACTTATACAGAAAAGAAAACTATAAATAATTATTATAGTCGTATTCGTAAAGAAGTACTGCCATTAGTACAAGAACAAGAAGTTAAAGATTTTTTGTTGTTTAAAACTAGACATATTAAATAA